The Austwickia sp. genome includes a region encoding these proteins:
- a CDS encoding methylmalonyl-CoA mutase: MTTTDRPQADTAAAPTTPQPAADAVARTLPTYTLPTTDGANGRQRWQQRYQTALAKGQVRNADFTTLSGMEVEPAYGPSDEQAAADPNFDRIGWPGEYPFTRGLYSTGYRGRTWTIRQFAGFGNAKQTNERYKMILGRGGGGLSVAFDMPTLMGRDSDDPMSLGEVGHCGVAIDSAADMDILFSDIKLDGVTTSMTISGPAVPAFCMYLVAAERQGCDISALNGTLQTDIFKEYIAQKEWLFEPEPHLRLIGDLMEYCDTNIRDYKPLSVSGYHIREAGATAAQELAFTLADGFGYVELGLSRGLDVDSFAPGLSFFFDAHVDFFEEIAKFRAARRIWARWLRDRYGAKTEKAQWLRFHTQTAGVSLTAQQPLNNVVRTAVEALSAVLGGTNSLHTNALDETLALPSEHAAEVALRTQQVLMEETGVVNVADPLGGSWYVEALTDKIEAEAERIFAKILQMGELGKKPGPDGAIEHKIGPITSGLLRGIEEGWFMAEIGDAAFHYQVALEQGSKKVVGVNCLTDSISHELEILRVSHEVEKVQVAELTDRKSGRDQAAVDAAVARMVEVSRTSENMIPAMLDAVRAEATMGEICNALKAEWGIYREPARF; encoded by the coding sequence ATGACGACGACGGACCGCCCGCAGGCCGACACGGCCGCCGCCCCCACGACCCCTCAGCCCGCGGCCGACGCCGTGGCGCGCACCCTCCCGACGTACACGCTCCCCACCACCGACGGTGCTAACGGCAGGCAGCGGTGGCAGCAGCGGTACCAGACCGCCCTGGCCAAGGGCCAGGTCCGCAACGCGGACTTCACCACGCTGTCCGGCATGGAGGTCGAGCCCGCCTACGGCCCGAGCGACGAGCAGGCCGCCGCCGACCCGAACTTCGACCGGATCGGCTGGCCGGGGGAGTACCCCTTCACGCGCGGCCTCTACAGCACCGGCTACCGCGGCCGCACCTGGACGATCCGGCAGTTCGCGGGCTTCGGCAACGCCAAGCAGACCAACGAGCGCTACAAGATGATCCTCGGCCGCGGCGGCGGCGGCCTGTCCGTCGCCTTCGATATGCCCACCCTCATGGGCCGCGACTCCGATGACCCCATGTCCCTCGGCGAGGTCGGCCACTGCGGCGTCGCCATCGACAGCGCCGCCGACATGGACATCCTCTTCAGCGACATCAAGCTCGACGGTGTCACGACATCGATGACGATCAGCGGCCCCGCCGTACCCGCCTTCTGCATGTACCTGGTCGCCGCCGAGCGCCAGGGCTGCGACATCTCCGCCCTGAACGGCACGCTGCAGACGGACATCTTCAAAGAGTACATCGCCCAGAAGGAGTGGCTCTTCGAGCCCGAGCCGCACCTGCGCCTGATCGGCGACCTGATGGAGTACTGCGACACCAACATCCGCGACTACAAGCCGCTTTCGGTGTCCGGCTACCACATCCGCGAGGCCGGGGCGACGGCCGCGCAGGAGCTCGCGTTCACGCTCGCCGACGGGTTCGGGTACGTCGAGCTCGGTCTGTCCCGCGGCCTAGACGTCGACTCCTTCGCGCCCGGGCTGAGCTTCTTCTTCGACGCCCACGTCGACTTCTTCGAGGAGATCGCCAAGTTCCGCGCCGCGCGCCGGATCTGGGCGCGCTGGCTGCGCGACCGCTACGGCGCCAAGACCGAGAAGGCGCAGTGGCTGCGCTTCCACACCCAGACCGCGGGAGTCAGCCTCACGGCGCAGCAGCCGCTCAACAACGTCGTGCGTACGGCGGTCGAGGCGCTGTCCGCGGTCCTCGGTGGGACCAACTCGCTGCACACCAACGCCCTCGATGAGACCCTGGCCCTGCCGAGCGAGCACGCCGCAGAGGTGGCGCTGCGTACCCAGCAGGTGCTGATGGAGGAGACGGGCGTCGTCAACGTCGCCGACCCGCTGGGCGGGAGCTGGTACGTCGAGGCGCTCACCGACAAGATCGAGGCCGAGGCCGAGCGCATCTTCGCCAAGATCCTGCAGATGGGCGAGCTGGGCAAGAAGCCCGGCCCGGACGGAGCGATCGAGCACAAGATCGGTCCCATCACCTCCGGCCTGCTGCGCGGGATCGAGGAGGGCTGGTTCATGGCCGAGATCGGCGACGCGGCGTTCCACTACCAGGTCGCGCTGGAGCAGGGCAGCAAGAAGGTCGTCGGCGTCAACTGCCTGACCGACTCGATCAGCCACGAGCTGGAGATCCTCCGGGTCAGCCACGAGGTGGAGAAGGTCCAGGTCGCCGAGCTGACCGACCGAAAGTCGGGCCGCGACCAGGCCGCCGTCGACGCCGCCGTGGCGCGGATGGTCGAGGTCTCCCGGACGAGCGAAAACATGATCCCCGCGATGCTCGACGCGGTGCGCGCCGAGGCCACCATGGGCGAGATCTGCAACGCCCTCAAGGCGGAGTGGGGCATCTACCGGGAGCCCGCGCGCTTCTGA
- a CDS encoding MarR family transcriptional regulator — translation MPAPLSLPFDPIRRAAVLWERRWGRASAPQAMAAATSVMRTQQLLLATYDAVLAPYELSFPRFEALTLLEFSRDGRLPMTKLSRRLMVHPTSATHIIKRLAEQGFVARVPNPEDGRGTLAAITPAGRAVVADATTALVGAGFALDALTGAERVELFRLLEKVRRGARDFDDQVSAGER, via the coding sequence GTGCCCGCGCCGTTGTCTCTGCCCTTCGACCCGATCCGTCGGGCCGCGGTGCTCTGGGAGCGGCGGTGGGGGCGGGCCTCGGCCCCGCAGGCGATGGCGGCCGCCACCTCGGTGATGCGGACGCAGCAGTTGCTGCTGGCGACGTACGACGCGGTGCTCGCCCCCTACGAACTGAGCTTCCCGAGGTTCGAGGCGCTGACGCTGTTGGAGTTCTCCCGGGACGGGCGCCTGCCGATGACGAAGCTGAGCCGGCGGTTGATGGTGCACCCGACGAGCGCGACCCACATCATCAAGCGGCTGGCCGAGCAGGGCTTCGTGGCGCGCGTGCCGAATCCGGAGGACGGGCGGGGCACGTTGGCGGCGATCACGCCGGCGGGTCGAGCAGTGGTGGCGGACGCGACGACCGCGCTGGTCGGCGCGGGATTCGCGCTGGATGCCCTGACGGGGGCGGAGCGGGTGGAATTGTTCCGGCTCTTGGAGAAGGTACGCCGTGGGGCGCGCGACTTCGACGATCAAGTGAGCGCCGGCGAGCGTTGA
- a CDS encoding thiamine-binding protein, with translation MLLAFSVSPAIAADESGSVHEAVAAAVRVVRESGLPHHTDAMFTTIEGEWDEVFAVVKAACDAVARFAPRVSLVLKADIRPGFIGELTGKVERLERALADGA, from the coding sequence ATGTTGCTTGCCTTTTCCGTGTCCCCGGCGATCGCCGCCGACGAGTCCGGCTCCGTGCACGAGGCGGTCGCTGCCGCGGTGCGCGTGGTGCGGGAGTCGGGGTTGCCGCACCACACCGACGCGATGTTCACCACGATCGAGGGGGAGTGGGACGAGGTCTTCGCCGTGGTGAAGGCGGCGTGCGATGCGGTTGCGCGATTCGCGCCGCGGGTCTCCCTGGTGCTCAAAGCGGACATCCGGCCCGGCTTCATCGGCGAGCTGACGGGCAAGGTGGAACGGCTAGAGCGGGCGTTGGCCGACGGCGCCTGA
- a CDS encoding ATP-binding cassette domain-containing protein: MTGLAVATRGLVHVYRTEGQDVAALAGVDLAIRPGETVGLLGPSGSGKSTLLALLGGLMRPSAGRITVGGRDLVDLTEAELDDYRAGEAGVLLQGARRNLVPYLSAADNVVFAQAAALRRGRSCPDVLDTLALVGADQFATRRPADLSPGQAQLIALAVALAAGPGLLLADEPSSALSHAARDDVLAAIDHVNRERSATVVVVTHDEAVARRMRRTVTIRDGRVGGEGRDGEEFAIVAADGSLPLPVGALADLPPGTAVRVHREGARWLLVPDGLPGASGAAGDGTPGGAGDGTPGGVRP, encoded by the coding sequence GTGACCGGCCTGGCGGTCGCGACGCGCGGCCTCGTCCACGTGTACCGCACCGAGGGCCAGGACGTGGCCGCCCTCGCCGGTGTGGACCTGGCGATCCGCCCCGGGGAGACGGTGGGGCTGCTGGGTCCGTCGGGGTCGGGGAAGTCGACGCTGCTGGCGCTGCTGGGTGGCCTCATGCGGCCGAGCGCCGGGCGGATCACGGTGGGCGGGCGCGATCTCGTCGACCTGACCGAGGCGGAGCTGGACGACTACCGGGCCGGCGAGGCCGGCGTCCTGCTGCAGGGCGCGCGCCGCAATCTCGTGCCGTACCTGTCGGCCGCCGACAACGTCGTTTTCGCGCAGGCGGCCGCGCTGCGGCGGGGCCGGTCCTGCCCCGACGTGCTTGACACGTTGGCCCTCGTCGGCGCGGACCAGTTCGCGACCCGTCGACCGGCGGACCTGTCTCCCGGCCAAGCTCAGCTGATCGCGCTCGCCGTCGCGTTGGCCGCCGGTCCCGGCCTGTTGCTCGCCGACGAGCCGTCTTCGGCACTCTCACACGCGGCGCGGGACGACGTGCTGGCGGCGATCGACCACGTCAACCGCGAACGCTCGGCGACCGTGGTCGTCGTGACCCACGACGAGGCGGTGGCGCGGCGCATGCGGCGTACGGTCACCATCCGCGACGGCAGGGTCGGCGGCGAGGGGCGGGACGGCGAGGAGTTCGCGATCGTCGCTGCGGACGGCTCGCTCCCGCTCCCGGTGGGGGCGCTTGCGGATCTGCCGCCGGGCACCGCCGTGCGGGTCCACCGCGAGGGGGCCCGGTGGCTGCTGGTCCCGGACGGGTTGCCGGGCGCGTCTGGCGCCGCTGGCGACGGTACGCCGGGTGGGGCTGGCGACGGTACGCCGGGCGGGGTGCGGCCATGA